One genomic segment of Candidatus Polarisedimenticolaceae bacterium includes these proteins:
- a CDS encoding lysozyme inhibitor LprI family protein, which produces MKRILGRLVVTAAVLGAASVRDVPYSLTQVGLHEAADKDLKAAEAQLTSLLKALEAKGSGKADSLTKLRSAQDAWVKYRDAQLLAEWPHPDRGEYGSVYPMCFLTERTRLTKARIVEVRSMLSPKEGEACASQWPD; this is translated from the coding sequence ATGAAGAGAATCTTGGGACGTCTGGTTGTAACGGCGGCAGTTCTCGGCGCCGCATCCGTGCGCGACGTACCGTACTCACTGACGCAAGTCGGCCTGCATGAGGCAGCTGACAAAGATCTCAAGGCCGCGGAGGCCCAGCTCACGTCGCTCCTGAAAGCTCTTGAGGCGAAAGGGTCGGGGAAGGCCGATTCACTTACGAAGCTGCGGTCCGCTCAGGACGCATGGGTCAAGTACCGGGACGCGCAACTTCTGGCTGAATGGCCGCATCCCGACCGAGGCGAGTACGGGAGTGTCTATCCAATGTGTTTCCTCACTGAACGCACAAGGCTGACGAAAGCTCGTATCGTCGAAGTACGCTCCATGCTGAGTCCCAAAGAGGGCGAAGCGTGTGCCTCCCAATGGCCCGACTGA
- a CDS encoding NAD(P)-dependent oxidoreductase, whose amino-acid sequence MKRPLLVLGATGRLGRAVTAELDRRGIAHDAPSHVALDLFDHYSIWQWRFSMKISGVINVAGFTDVDAAERPEHRVRAQRLNAETPHAIAEYCAAVEIPLVHISTDYVFDGEQDAPYREEDAVNPLQFYGVSKLDGERGVTAANPKALIVRVSTLYGLPERPAYVDKILAAARAKGEGALEVVELPVSSPTYAVDLAPVLLDLMDKGVSGIVHAVNDGGVSRLDLARAVVEVAGLGEKVELRTRPPRDGDLRRPAYSVLGTDKLHSLLGHRLPPWKDALVRYLGSLR is encoded by the coding sequence GTGAAGCGCCCCCTCCTCGTCCTCGGCGCGACCGGACGCCTCGGCCGCGCGGTCACCGCGGAGCTGGACCGGCGCGGGATCGCCCACGACGCGCCGTCGCACGTCGCGCTCGACCTGTTCGATCACTACTCGATCTGGCAGTGGCGCTTCTCCATGAAGATCTCCGGCGTGATCAATGTCGCGGGGTTCACCGACGTCGACGCCGCCGAGCGCCCCGAGCACCGCGTCCGAGCCCAGCGCCTGAACGCCGAGACACCGCACGCGATCGCCGAGTACTGCGCGGCGGTCGAGATCCCGCTCGTCCACATCTCGACCGACTACGTCTTCGACGGCGAGCAGGACGCGCCGTACCGCGAGGAAGACGCGGTGAACCCGCTCCAGTTCTACGGCGTGTCGAAGCTCGACGGCGAGCGCGGCGTCACGGCGGCGAACCCCAAGGCGCTCATCGTCCGCGTGTCGACGCTGTACGGCCTCCCCGAGCGCCCGGCGTACGTCGACAAGATCCTCGCCGCCGCGCGCGCGAAGGGCGAGGGCGCCCTCGAGGTCGTCGAGCTTCCCGTGTCGTCGCCGACGTACGCCGTCGACCTCGCGCCGGTCCTGCTCGATCTCATGGACAAGGGTGTCTCCGGCATCGTGCACGCCGTGAACGACGGCGGCGTGAGCCGCCTCGACCTGGCGCGCGCGGTGGTCGAGGTGGCCGGCCTCGGCGAGAAGGTCGAGCTGCGCACGCGCCCGCCGCGCGACGGTGACCTCCGCCGCCCCGCGTACTCCGTCCTCGGCACGGACAAGCTGCATTCTCTTCTTGGGCACCGGCTCCCGCCGTGGAAGGATGCACTGGTGAGATACCTCGGGAGTCTTCGTTGA
- the lptD gene encoding LPS assembly protein LptD: protein MPPRLHALIVLFVLLGATEAALAAKTPKPARPAPADSMKGTADKTQAVGLPSGVSLSALTIRQDAKDGTIVAEGEVTIESGGGRIQADRVTFRERHIVEAEGNVLIVWDGNRISGTRMVYDMGIKDDPDPQKRITRGVIENAIGQVDPEFYFEARQVDTIGEDHVVLHHAQVTTCTQPVPYWSFHVTKAKIKINGYAHLFNLRPAVGKVPFFYLPWLMWPVKRDRAPGLLFPEFGTATTRGRLLSIPVFVPLGPSADVTFDPQWYSIGGLGLGAKLRVVPNRDGYMEATVNYVWDRVSGEENVNSAGVPDPVPFIGRYRALFKQTQTFLNGFRMVSDIDVVSDFNYYTDFVRNLTYSSTPTILGRVSFTKSGKWTSLLIQEQYREQLFPPTTFVDASGNLVTQQSTLTQSTLPEIQWRGRSTRLGKSPFFLSFVSSFDNIRQKGARLETDYMRGDVSPTISLPWSPTPWLDVTPAVTYRSTYWTKQQDQGPADPTTGVLPNPTILSQGLWRNLFGASLDIRGPKLYKIFEKDGKPDKDGNKTKKKLKNTIEPRLLYTYQQSFDKTSDVIVYDDVDAFGITANSLSYGLTSRFIAQRPRAGPEAPGLTGEKILAPEGESGKLREVAEATPPEQPAEAVAPGTTPAEGQPPAPLEPVEIASLDLLQTYSLNSNGSTIDRNGDGKIDDMSKFSAVTLTGRYNPKTYANFSLSTRYDVLFENVSEIAVSGNFRERLARGLFSAVYHPGLGLQPTSIRDPNCTNIDPTTCPYVTIYVPKKDATQLRFQGDFGPLLERIRLGMDATYNVTPQPGEKKLPYQRWRMEYYTQCCGFLAEYLQYNYTTAPRKEFRFAVDLRGIGKLFDFNQANQ from the coding sequence ATGCCGCCGCGCCTTCACGCCCTCATCGTGCTCTTCGTTCTCCTCGGCGCGACGGAAGCCGCGCTCGCGGCGAAGACCCCGAAGCCCGCGCGCCCGGCGCCCGCCGACTCGATGAAGGGGACCGCCGACAAGACGCAGGCGGTCGGCCTCCCGTCCGGCGTCAGCCTCTCCGCCCTGACGATCCGCCAGGACGCGAAGGACGGGACCATCGTCGCGGAAGGGGAGGTGACGATCGAGTCGGGCGGCGGACGCATCCAGGCCGACCGCGTCACCTTCCGCGAGCGTCACATCGTCGAGGCGGAGGGGAACGTCCTCATCGTCTGGGACGGGAACCGCATCTCGGGCACGCGGATGGTCTACGACATGGGGATCAAGGACGATCCCGATCCCCAGAAGCGCATCACGAGGGGGGTCATCGAGAACGCCATCGGCCAGGTCGACCCCGAGTTCTACTTCGAGGCGCGCCAGGTCGACACGATCGGCGAGGACCACGTCGTCCTCCACCACGCCCAGGTGACGACCTGCACCCAGCCGGTCCCGTACTGGTCGTTCCACGTGACGAAGGCGAAGATCAAGATCAACGGCTACGCCCATCTCTTCAACCTTCGCCCCGCGGTCGGCAAGGTGCCGTTCTTCTACCTGCCGTGGCTGATGTGGCCGGTGAAGCGCGACCGCGCCCCGGGCCTCCTCTTTCCCGAGTTCGGCACCGCGACGACCCGCGGCCGTCTCCTCTCGATCCCGGTGTTCGTTCCCTTGGGTCCGAGCGCCGACGTCACCTTCGACCCGCAGTGGTACTCGATCGGCGGGCTGGGCCTGGGCGCGAAGCTGCGCGTCGTCCCGAACCGCGACGGCTACATGGAGGCGACGGTCAACTACGTCTGGGACCGCGTGAGCGGCGAGGAGAACGTGAACAGCGCGGGTGTCCCCGACCCGGTACCCTTCATCGGCCGCTACCGGGCGCTCTTCAAGCAGACCCAGACGTTCCTGAACGGCTTCCGCATGGTCTCCGACATCGACGTCGTCAGCGACTTCAACTACTACACCGACTTCGTGCGCAACCTGACCTACTCGTCGACGCCGACGATCCTCGGCCGCGTCAGCTTCACGAAGAGCGGCAAGTGGACCTCGCTCCTCATCCAGGAGCAGTACCGCGAGCAGCTCTTCCCCCCCACGACGTTCGTGGATGCGTCGGGCAACCTCGTGACCCAGCAGTCGACGCTCACCCAGTCGACCCTCCCCGAGATCCAGTGGCGCGGCCGCAGCACGCGTCTCGGCAAGTCGCCGTTCTTCCTGAGCTTCGTCAGCTCGTTCGACAACATCCGCCAGAAGGGGGCGCGCCTCGAGACCGACTACATGCGCGGCGACGTCAGCCCGACGATCTCGCTACCGTGGTCGCCGACCCCGTGGCTCGACGTCACGCCGGCGGTCACCTACCGCTCGACCTACTGGACGAAGCAGCAGGACCAGGGGCCGGCCGATCCGACCACCGGGGTCCTTCCCAACCCGACGATCCTCTCGCAAGGGCTCTGGCGGAACCTGTTCGGCGCGTCGCTCGACATCCGCGGCCCGAAGCTCTACAAGATCTTCGAGAAGGACGGGAAGCCCGACAAGGACGGGAACAAGACGAAGAAGAAGCTCAAGAACACGATCGAGCCGCGCCTGCTCTACACGTACCAGCAATCGTTCGACAAGACCTCCGACGTCATCGTCTACGACGACGTCGACGCATTCGGCATCACCGCGAACTCCCTCTCGTACGGCCTCACCTCGCGCTTCATCGCACAGCGGCCGCGCGCCGGTCCCGAGGCGCCGGGCCTCACCGGCGAGAAGATCCTCGCCCCGGAAGGGGAGTCGGGAAAGCTCCGCGAGGTCGCCGAGGCGACGCCGCCCGAGCAGCCGGCGGAGGCGGTGGCGCCCGGGACGACCCCGGCCGAGGGTCAGCCGCCCGCGCCGCTCGAGCCGGTCGAGATCGCGAGCCTCGACCTGCTGCAGACCTACTCGCTGAACTCGAACGGCTCGACGATCGACCGGAACGGCGACGGCAAGATCGACGACATGTCGAAGTTCTCGGCGGTGACGCTGACCGGGCGCTACAACCCGAAGACCTACGCCAACTTCAGCCTGTCGACGCGCTACGACGTCCTCTTCGAGAACGTCAGCGAGATCGCCGTCTCCGGCAACTTCCGCGAGCGGCTCGCGCGCGGCCTCTTCTCGGCGGTCTACCACCCCGGGCTCGGGCTGCAGCCCACATCGATTCGCGACCCGAACTGCACGAACATCGATCCGACGACGTGCCCGTATGTGACGATCTACGTCCCGAAGAAGGACGCGACTCAGCTCCGCTTCCAGGGCGACTTCGGCCCGCTCCTCGAGCGGATCCGCCTCGGCATGGACGCGACCTACAACGTCACGCCGCAGCCGGGCGAGAAGAAGCTTCCTTATCAGCGCTGGCGCATGGAGTACTACACGCAGTGCTGCGGCTTCCTCGCCGAGTACCTCCAGTACAACTACACGACCGCGCCCCGCAAGGAGTTCCGCTTCGCCGTCGACCTGCGTGGGATCGGCAAGCTGTTCGACTTCAACCAGGCGAATCAGTGA
- a CDS encoding integron integrase, whose translation MSGLVEPRRPRLLEQVREAVRARHFSRRTERAYVGWIKRFIIASGKRHPIELGPGEVTQFLTSLAVDRHVAPSTQNQALAAILFLYREVLEMDLPWLSDIVRAKRPLHLPVVLSRDEVREVLEKMSGPTALMAGMLYGSGMRLLECCRLRIQDVDFARHEIMVRRGKGGRDRRTMLPARLESRLKEQVAAAFEQHQADLHSGAGHVELPTALVRKYPNASRQWSWQWVFPATRHYTDAETGHVRRHHLHESVLQKAFHDACRLARIAKHATPHTLRHSFATHLLEDGHDIRTVQELLGHREVATTMIYTHVLQRPGGLGIRSPFDRIADR comes from the coding sequence GTGTCAGGACTCGTCGAGCCGCGCCGTCCCAGACTGCTCGAACAGGTGCGGGAGGCCGTGCGCGCACGCCACTTCAGCCGCCGCACCGAGCGCGCCTACGTCGGATGGATCAAGCGTTTCATCATCGCGAGCGGAAAGCGCCACCCGATCGAGCTCGGCCCGGGCGAAGTCACTCAATTCTTGACGTCGCTCGCCGTCGACCGGCACGTCGCGCCGTCGACGCAGAACCAAGCACTCGCCGCGATCCTCTTCCTCTATCGCGAAGTGCTCGAGATGGATCTCCCATGGCTCTCGGACATCGTGCGCGCGAAGCGCCCGCTCCATCTTCCCGTCGTCTTGTCACGCGACGAAGTTCGCGAGGTCCTCGAGAAGATGTCCGGCCCCACCGCGCTCATGGCCGGCATGCTCTACGGCTCCGGCATGCGTCTCCTCGAATGCTGCCGCCTCCGCATCCAGGACGTCGACTTCGCGCGTCACGAGATCATGGTCCGCCGAGGCAAAGGCGGCCGCGACCGCCGCACGATGCTTCCGGCGCGACTCGAATCTCGGCTCAAGGAGCAAGTCGCAGCGGCATTCGAGCAGCACCAGGCCGACCTTCACTCCGGTGCCGGCCACGTCGAGCTGCCGACCGCTCTCGTCCGCAAGTACCCGAACGCTAGCCGCCAGTGGAGCTGGCAATGGGTCTTTCCCGCGACGCGTCACTACACCGATGCCGAGACGGGTCACGTGCGACGGCACCACCTCCACGAATCGGTTCTCCAGAAGGCATTTCACGACGCCTGCCGCCTCGCCCGGATCGCCAAGCACGCGACGCCCCACACCCTCCGGCACTCTTTCGCGACGCATCTCCTGGAAGACGGGCACGACATCCGAACGGTCCAAGAACTGCTCGGTCACCGCGAGGTCGCGACGACGATGATCTATACGCACGTACTCCAGCGTCCCGGAGGGCTCGGCATCCGAAGTCCCTTTGACCGCATCGCTGACCGCTAA
- a CDS encoding NAD-dependent epimerase/dehydratase family protein, protein MKLLITGVTGFLGGCVAQRLASAGHDVRGLVREGSAWADKPRAATVATGDVTDPASLRRAMEDRAAIVHCAAMVKPWAKDRSVFDRVNVGGLENVLAIAEEASARVVYTSSFIALGPTDGTTFDEETPRATDFAHNDYERTKWAADTLARKAAANGARLVRLYPGVTYGPGTLTAGNHVVENLLLHARGKLPGMLGAGDRRMSLAFVDDVTNGFLAALERAKDGSAYILGGDNRTLVDLFAAFEKETGIAPPKLKIPYAVAGMIGKLQRWRAELLGTPPELTDEIVRIYAREWAYASDRARRDLGYTITPLEEGIAKTVAWLRGRGLLPPAATGTRAPQAAP, encoded by the coding sequence TTGAAGCTCCTCATCACCGGCGTCACCGGGTTCCTCGGCGGATGCGTCGCGCAGCGGCTCGCGAGCGCGGGGCACGACGTGCGCGGCCTCGTGCGCGAGGGTAGCGCGTGGGCCGACAAGCCACGGGCCGCGACGGTCGCCACCGGCGACGTCACCGACCCGGCGTCCCTGCGCCGCGCGATGGAGGATCGCGCCGCGATCGTCCACTGCGCCGCGATGGTGAAGCCGTGGGCGAAGGACCGGTCGGTCTTCGACAGGGTCAACGTCGGCGGCCTCGAGAACGTGCTCGCGATCGCCGAGGAGGCGTCCGCACGCGTCGTCTATACATCTTCCTTCATTGCGCTCGGCCCCACCGACGGCACGACATTCGACGAGGAGACGCCGCGCGCGACCGACTTCGCCCACAACGACTACGAGCGCACGAAGTGGGCCGCCGACACGCTCGCCCGCAAGGCGGCGGCGAACGGCGCGCGCCTCGTCCGTCTCTACCCAGGCGTCACCTACGGCCCCGGTACGTTGACTGCCGGCAACCATGTCGTAGAGAACCTGCTCCTCCACGCACGCGGGAAGCTCCCCGGCATGCTCGGGGCGGGGGACCGCCGCATGTCGCTCGCCTTCGTCGACGACGTCACGAACGGCTTCCTCGCCGCGCTCGAGCGCGCGAAGGATGGCAGCGCCTACATCCTCGGCGGCGACAACCGCACGCTCGTCGATCTCTTCGCCGCGTTCGAGAAGGAGACCGGCATCGCCCCGCCGAAGCTGAAGATCCCGTACGCCGTCGCCGGCATGATCGGCAAGCTCCAGCGCTGGCGCGCCGAGCTGCTCGGCACACCGCCCGAGCTGACCGACGAGATCGTCCGCATCTATGCAAGGGAGTGGGCGTACGCGAGCGACCGCGCCCGCCGCGACCTCGGCTACACGATCACCCCGCTCGAGGAGGGGATCGCCAAGACCGTCGCGTGGCTCCGCGGCCGCGGCCTGCTGCCCCCCGCCGCGACCGGCACGCGCGCGCCGCAGGCAGCTCCTTGA
- a CDS encoding DUF92 domain-containing protein, translated as MNSVRGELLRKSVHVGMGGFALALRWLAPWQAMICAGVALLFNLAVLHRLTRKSLLRESERDAGFSLGIVLYPAAVLALLVVFRNRLELAAATWGLIAFGDGMASVVGVTARGPKLPWNPGKTWSGFLAFVGWGTAAAAFLIRWVQIGALEAPVTWIGPSFLEVGAHGPFFSSNVLLGGCFAATLLAAFAESLPTGIDDNILVPLVGGAALYTATVVDPELLLAAWPSIAQQALIGGAINLALAVGAFAARGVGLSGAISGWCLGTALYAFGGWRAFLLLFVFFVLGTACTKIGYAKKAALGIAQERGGRRGAKNAFANTTAGVVFAFLAVATPWPALFTVALCAAFATAAADTVSSEIGQAFGRTTYLITSFKRVPPGTDGAVSLEGTLAGIAASAVVAAAALATGLLAPTGAAIVVAAAFIGTTLESYLGATLERVKAVDNEVVNFANTLAGGLAAMGIWALM; from the coding sequence TTGAACAGCGTCCGCGGCGAGCTGCTCAGGAAGAGCGTTCACGTCGGCATGGGCGGCTTCGCTCTCGCACTGCGCTGGCTTGCGCCGTGGCAGGCGATGATCTGCGCGGGCGTCGCGCTGCTCTTCAACCTCGCGGTGCTCCACCGGCTCACGCGCAAGAGTCTTCTCCGAGAGAGCGAGCGCGACGCCGGCTTCTCGCTCGGCATCGTCCTGTATCCAGCGGCCGTGCTCGCGCTCCTCGTCGTGTTCCGGAACCGCCTCGAGCTGGCCGCCGCGACGTGGGGTCTCATCGCCTTCGGCGACGGCATGGCGAGCGTCGTCGGCGTCACCGCGCGCGGCCCCAAGCTTCCGTGGAACCCGGGCAAGACGTGGTCCGGCTTCCTCGCCTTCGTCGGCTGGGGCACCGCCGCCGCGGCATTCCTGATCCGCTGGGTGCAGATCGGCGCGCTCGAAGCGCCCGTCACGTGGATCGGCCCGTCGTTCCTCGAGGTCGGCGCGCACGGCCCGTTCTTCTCGTCGAACGTCCTCCTCGGCGGCTGCTTCGCGGCGACGCTGCTGGCGGCGTTCGCCGAGTCGCTCCCCACCGGCATCGACGACAACATCCTCGTCCCGCTCGTCGGCGGCGCGGCGCTCTACACGGCGACCGTCGTCGATCCCGAGCTGCTCCTCGCCGCGTGGCCGTCGATCGCGCAGCAAGCCTTGATCGGCGGCGCGATCAACCTCGCGCTCGCCGTCGGCGCCTTCGCCGCGCGCGGCGTCGGACTGTCCGGCGCGATCTCCGGCTGGTGCCTCGGCACGGCCCTCTACGCCTTCGGCGGATGGCGGGCGTTCCTCCTGCTCTTCGTCTTCTTCGTCCTCGGCACCGCCTGCACGAAGATCGGCTACGCGAAGAAGGCGGCGCTCGGTATCGCGCAGGAGCGCGGCGGCCGCCGCGGCGCCAAGAACGCGTTCGCCAACACGACCGCCGGCGTCGTCTTCGCCTTCCTGGCCGTCGCGACGCCGTGGCCCGCGCTCTTCACCGTCGCCCTGTGCGCCGCCTTCGCGACCGCCGCCGCCGACACCGTCTCGAGCGAGATCGGCCAGGCGTTCGGCCGCACGACCTACCTGATCACCAGCTTCAAACGCGTGCCGCCCGGCACCGACGGGGCCGTCTCGCTCGAAGGCACCCTGGCCGGCATCGCGGCCTCGGCCGTCGTCGCCGCCGCCGCCCTCGCCACCGGCCTCCTCGCCCCGACCGGCGCCGCGATCGTCGTCGCCGCCGCCTTCATCGGCACCACGCTGGAGAGTTACCTCGGCGCAACCCTCGAACGCGTCAAAGCCGTGGACAACGAGGTCGTCAACTTCGCCAATACGTTGGCGGGCGGCCTCGCGGCGATGGGGATCTGGGCGTTGATGTAG